One stretch of Callospermophilus lateralis isolate mCalLat2 chromosome 11, mCalLat2.hap1, whole genome shotgun sequence DNA includes these proteins:
- the Smtnl2 gene encoding smoothelin-like protein 2, with product MEPTPDAEEARSVREALGRYEAALEGAVRALHEDMQGLQRGVERRVAEALRLAGPLARTVADLQRDNQRLQAQLERLTRQVEALGLATGLSPAPGTPSPPPAPGVPDRAPRLGTARFASHATFSLSGRSQSVDHDEASEPEGRRTSNSCIMENGHQPGAGPGDGPPEVAQAFSAPEPPKPRPVSLSLRLPHQPVTAVTRVSEKFSGETSASALSPTSAAILGGFSSSPSEATTPWTPSPTEKNSSFIRSLSSSGFGTMTAGKRKDSPPLVTPPQSPPSPQLPAVTPAPRQGERRRELVRSQTLPRTSGAQARKALFEKWEQDTAGKGKGEARAKLKRSQSFGVASASSIKQILLEWCRNKTLGYQHVDLQNFSSSWSDGMAFCALVHSFFPDAFDYNALNPAQRQKNFELAFTMAENLANCERLIEVEDMMVMGRKPDPMCVFTYVQSLYNHLRRFE from the exons ATGGAGCCGACCCCCGACGCCGAGGAGGCGCGCAGTGTGCGCGAGGCCCTGGGCCGCTACGAGGCTGCGCTGGAAGGCGCGGTGCGCGCGCTGCACGAGGATATGCAGGGTTTGCAGCGCGGCGTGGAGCGGCGCGTGGCCGAGGCGCTGCGCTTGGCTGGTCCCCTGGCGCGCACCGTGGCGGACCTGCAGCGCGACAATCAGCGGCTGCAGGCTCAGCTCGAGCGCTTGACGCGCCAGGTGGAAGCGCTGGGCTTGGCGACCGGGCTGTCCCCTGCTCCTGGCACGCCTAGTCCCCCGCCGGCGCCTGGGGTTCCGGACCGAGCGCCCCGCCTGGGTACTGCACGCTTCGCCAGCCATGCCACCTTCTCGCTGTCCGGCCGCAGCCAG AGCGTGGACCATGATGAAGCCAGTGAGCCAGAGGGGAGACGAACCTCAAACTCATGCATCATGGAGAATGGACACCAGCCGGGTGCAG GTCCAGGCGACGGACCCCCTGAAGTAGCCCAAGCTTTCTCGGCACCAGAGCCCCCCAAGCCTCGACCTGTGAGCCTCTCCTTGCGGCTGCCTCACCAGCCAGTCACGGCGGTCACCCGAGTCTCTGAGAAGTTCTCTGGGGAGACCTCAGCTTCAGCTTTATCACCCACATCTGCTGCCATCCTGGGGGGCTTCAGCTCAAGCCCCAGTGAGGCCACCACCCCCTGGACTCCCAGTCCCACTG AGAAGAATTCCTCTTTTATTCGATCTCTGTCAAGCTCTGGCTTTGGGACAATGACAGCAGGCAAGCGCAAGGACAG CCCACCGTTGGTGACGCCACCCCAGTCACCCCCATCCCCACAGCTGCCAGCTGTGACTCCGGCCCCTCGCCAGGGGGAGCGTCGCAGAGAGCTGGTGAGGTCGCAGACACTGCCCCGCACCTCAGGGGCACAGGCCCGGAAGGCGTTGTTTGAGAAGTGGGAGCAGGATACAGCGGGCAA GGGCAAAGGTGAGGCCCGGGCCAAGCTGAAACGGTCGCAGAGCTTTGGCGTGGCCAGCGCCAGCAGCATCAAGCAAATCCTGCTCGAGTGGTGTCGCAACAAGACCCTGGGCTACCAG CACGTGGACCTGCAGAACTTCTCATCCAGCTGGAGCGACGGGATGGCCTTCTGTGCCCTGGTGCACTCCTTCTTTCCCGATGCCTTCGACTACAATGCCCTGAACCCTGCGCAGCGGCAGAAGAACTTTGAGTTGGCCTTCACCATGGCGGA GAATCTGGCCAACTGTGAGCGCCTCATTGAAGTGGAGGACATGATGGTGATGGGCCGCAAGCCGGACCCCATGTGCGTCTTCACCTACGTCCAGTCGCTGTACAACCACCTGCGTCGCTTTGAGTAA